Proteins encoded in a region of the Zea mays cultivar B73 chromosome 2, Zm-B73-REFERENCE-NAM-5.0, whole genome shotgun sequence genome:
- the LOC118476419 gene encoding uncharacterized protein: MSSRLRLQGASVPEGALSLAHWNPVPLQRRVSDLEVANVDMAQQYSDLEEKYSQGQTELARRCSDLEEKYSQGQTELAWVSASLNDVNTLNSTLHAQLNSEKKKRALATSRDNLDKLYRDASNSLTILERSHRFTREELDNHRYKLQESLDDVIRLRQLVSTKDVVIKDLCASKKSVAQELETARLAIKVAEETSATLRAQRDKAMDKAIRTGRILMRRPSVVVPDDIMADVNAAPDSSSRPSSSVAPEKNIAK; the protein is encoded by the exons ATGTCTAGTCGGCTGAGGTTGCAGGGTGcctctgttccagaaggagctttgtctctggcgcattggaatccagtgccGCTTCAGCGGCGTGTATCTGATTTGGAGGTGGCAAATGTCG ATATGGCTCAGCagtactctgatcttgaagaaaaatattctcaaggtcagactgaactggcccggcggtgctctgatcttgaagaaaaatattctcaaggtcagactgaactggcctgggtttctgcttctctgaacgatgttaacacgctgaactctactctccatgctcagctcaactctgaaaag aaaaaacgtgcccttgctacttctcgtgacaaccttgaTAAGCTATACCGTGACGCCAGCAACtcattgaccatcttggagaggagtcatcgcttcaccagggaggagttagataatcatcgttataagctgcaagaaTCTTTGGACGAtgtgattcgcctcaggcagttGGTGTCAACCAAAGATGTTGTCATCAAGGATCtgtgtgcttccaagaaatccgtcgcccaggagctagaaaccgctcgGTTGGCtatcaaggttgctgaagagacttctgctactctgagggcccagcgcgataaagctatggataaagctattCGCACGGGGCGGATCCTCATGAGGAGACCTAGTGTGGTTGTTCCTGATGATATAATGGCAGATGTGAACGCCGCTcccgattcctcaagtcgcccctcttcgtcggttgctcctgagaagaacattgcCAAATAG